The following are from one region of the Hyphomicrobium album genome:
- a CDS encoding proton-translocating transhydrogenase family protein → MKTFLRALAAVAALTAAAPAYAATGIGGAIDPVVYELMVFVMAIFVGYYVVWSVTPALHTPLMSVTNAISSVIVVGALLAVAVEHGGLDGFMSGSTVASKTFGVLALAMAAVNIFGGFLVTQRMLAMYKKKGDKR, encoded by the coding sequence ATGAAAACATTCCTACGCGCCCTCGCGGCCGTTGCCGCTCTCACCGCCGCCGCACCGGCATACGCCGCGACGGGGATCGGCGGCGCCATCGACCCGGTCGTCTACGAGCTCATGGTGTTCGTGATGGCGATCTTCGTCGGCTACTACGTGGTGTGGAGCGTCACGCCGGCGCTGCACACGCCGCTGATGTCGGTGACCAACGCCATCTCGTCGGTGATCGTCGTCGGTGCCCTGCTCGCCGTCGCGGTGGAGCACGGTGGCCTCGACGGCTTCATGAGCGGCTCGACGGTCGCTTCCAAGACGTTCGGCGTGCTGGCGCTGGCGATGGCCGCCGTGAACATCTTCGGCGGCTTCCTCGTCACCCAGCGCATGCTCGCCATGTACAAGAAGAAGGGCGACAAGCGGTGA
- a CDS encoding S1 family peptidase: protein MRAGARFSIAMLMAAAASAALSAEGFFTDDRPPAVRAAWGSVYAFVCEGRGDAYTATAFLIGRGARGKSTDYFFITAGHAIEDCRQPHRYLVDNINQPRLESDGITLAARPPRLSDIALVYVDDAYDLAVIKVTAGALRTGAPLPVGDTCERALHQEVYAIGFPGVSKRRSLRLSQEMKRWSKGEFVGFGKAEFRGTQSMYIAASVDSLPGNSGGPVVDARGELVGVVVKGAAAPENGFRYDVDPTKKGDWHSFLVPCQAVLRIMQRIGLRPTN, encoded by the coding sequence GTGAGAGCCGGTGCCCGTTTCTCAATCGCAATGCTGATGGCGGCGGCGGCCAGCGCCGCCCTGTCGGCCGAGGGGTTCTTCACCGACGACCGGCCGCCGGCCGTGCGCGCCGCCTGGGGCTCCGTCTACGCCTTCGTCTGCGAAGGCCGCGGCGACGCCTACACGGCCACGGCCTTCCTCATCGGGCGCGGGGCCCGCGGCAAGAGCACGGACTACTTCTTCATCACCGCCGGACACGCCATCGAGGACTGTCGGCAACCGCACCGCTACCTCGTCGACAACATCAACCAGCCGCGCCTCGAGAGCGATGGCATCACGCTCGCAGCCCGGCCACCGCGGTTGAGCGATATTGCGCTGGTATATGTCGACGACGCCTACGACCTGGCAGTCATCAAGGTGACAGCCGGGGCGCTGCGCACGGGAGCGCCGCTTCCGGTCGGCGACACCTGCGAGCGCGCCCTGCACCAGGAAGTTTACGCCATTGGCTTTCCGGGCGTCAGCAAGCGCCGCTCGCTGCGGCTGTCGCAGGAAATGAAGCGTTGGAGCAAAGGCGAGTTTGTCGGCTTCGGGAAAGCCGAGTTCCGCGGAACCCAGTCGATGTACATCGCGGCGAGCGTGGATTCGCTCCCCGGCAACTCTGGCGGTCCCGTCGTCGATGCACGGGGCGAACTCGTCGGCGTCGTCGTCAAAGGCGCCGCCGCGCCGGAGAACGGATTTCGCTACGACGTCGATCCGACAAAGAAAGGTGATTGGCACTCCTTCCTGGTTCCCTGCCAGGCCGTTCTGCGTATCATGCAGCGCATCGGGCTACGGCCGACGAACTGA
- a CDS encoding MoaD/ThiS family protein: MVRVTFTPTLQRHIACPPVEVKAATVREALEGAFAGNARARAYVLDDQSALRKHMVIFVDGKRIEDRAALSDPVRENGEIYVLQALSGG, encoded by the coding sequence ATGGTGCGGGTCACCTTCACGCCGACGCTGCAGCGGCACATCGCTTGTCCTCCAGTGGAGGTGAAAGCTGCCACGGTGCGCGAGGCGCTCGAGGGCGCATTCGCCGGCAATGCGCGTGCCCGTGCTTACGTGCTCGACGACCAGTCGGCGCTGCGCAAGCACATGGTGATCTTCGTCGACGGCAAGCGCATCGAGGATCGCGCCGCGCTTTCCGATCCCGTTCGCGAAAACGGCGAGATTTACGTGCTACAGGCGTTGTCGGGCGGCTAA
- a CDS encoding NAD(P)(+) transhydrogenase (Re/Si-specific) subunit beta has translation MTPNLVAGLYLVSGVLFVLALRGLSSPATSRQGNYFGMLGMTIAMGTTLAVANPQLPLTWILLGGGLGIGGLVGAVTARRIAMTAMPELVAAFHSLVGLAAVFVAAAALYAPSAFGIGEPGAIHFASLIEMSLGVAIGAITFTGSVIAFAKLSGKMSGKPIILPLRHVINLALFGGLIYLIYLFCLSGGDPLLFWAITLTAMLFGVLIIIPIGGADMPVVVSMLNSYSGWAAAGIGFTLSNIALIITGALVGSSGAILSYIMCKGMNRSFISVILGGFGGEVAGPAGGGEQKPVKLGSAEDAAYVMKNASKVIIVPGYGMAVAQAQHALREMGDQLKKAGVEVKYAIHPVAGRMPGHMNVLLAEANVPYDEVFELEDINSEMPQADVVYVIGANDVVNPAAETDKTSPIYGMPVLQAWKAGTVLFNKRSLASGYAGIDNPLFYNDNTVMVLGDAKKMTEEIVKSLAH, from the coding sequence CTGACGCCCAATCTCGTCGCCGGCCTCTACCTCGTCTCTGGTGTCCTCTTCGTCCTCGCCCTGCGCGGATTGTCGAGCCCCGCCACGTCGCGGCAAGGCAACTACTTCGGCATGCTGGGCATGACCATCGCCATGGGCACGACGCTGGCGGTGGCCAACCCGCAGCTGCCGCTCACCTGGATCCTGCTCGGCGGCGGCCTGGGCATCGGCGGCCTCGTCGGAGCCGTCACTGCCCGCCGTATCGCCATGACGGCGATGCCGGAGCTGGTCGCCGCCTTCCACTCGCTGGTCGGCCTTGCCGCGGTGTTCGTCGCCGCCGCCGCGCTCTACGCGCCGAGTGCCTTCGGCATCGGCGAGCCCGGCGCCATCCACTTCGCCAGCCTCATCGAGATGTCGCTCGGCGTCGCCATCGGCGCCATCACCTTCACGGGCTCGGTCATCGCGTTTGCCAAGCTGTCGGGCAAGATGTCCGGCAAGCCGATCATCCTGCCGCTACGCCACGTCATCAACCTCGCGCTGTTTGGCGGGCTGATCTACCTGATCTACCTGTTCTGCCTGTCGGGCGGCGACCCGCTGCTGTTCTGGGCGATCACGCTCACGGCGATGCTGTTCGGCGTGCTGATCATCATCCCCATCGGCGGCGCCGACATGCCGGTCGTCGTGTCGATGCTCAACTCCTACTCGGGTTGGGCGGCGGCTGGCATCGGCTTCACGCTGTCGAACATCGCGTTGATCATTACTGGCGCGCTCGTCGGCTCGTCCGGCGCAATTCTCTCCTACATCATGTGCAAGGGGATGAACCGCAGCTTCATCTCCGTCATTCTCGGCGGCTTCGGCGGCGAGGTGGCCGGCCCGGCCGGCGGCGGCGAGCAGAAGCCGGTCAAGCTTGGCTCGGCCGAGGACGCGGCCTACGTGATGAAAAACGCCAGCAAGGTGATCATCGTGCCGGGCTACGGCATGGCCGTCGCCCAGGCGCAGCACGCCCTTCGCGAGATGGGCGATCAGCTCAAGAAGGCCGGTGTCGAGGTCAAGTACGCCATCCATCCGGTCGCCGGGCGCATGCCGGGCCACATGAACGTGCTGCTCGCCGAGGCCAACGTGCCCTACGACGAAGTGTTCGAGCTGGAGGACATCAACTCGGAGATGCCGCAGGCGGACGTCGTCTACGTCATCGGCGCCAACGACGTCGTCAATCCGGCGGCGGAGACCGACAAGACCTCGCCGATCTACGGCATGCCGGTGCTGCAGGCGTGGAAGGCGGGAACGGTGCTGTTCAACAAGCGCTCGTTGGCGTCGGGCTATGCCGGCATCGACAATCCGCTGTTCTACAACGACAACACCGTGATGGTGCTGGGCGACGCCAAGAAGATGACGGAAGAGATCGTCAAGTCGCTCGCGCATTAG
- a CDS encoding Re/Si-specific NAD(P)(+) transhydrogenase subunit alpha produces MVTIAVTAEPADEPRVAVSPETVKKLVGLGATVKVEAGAGARSRFSDETLRAQGAEIAPTAADALRDADILLKVRRPSAADVAALKPGALVIAMLDPYGDRAALQALAGSKASLFTMEFMPRITRAQSMDVLSSQANLAGYKAVVDAAAMFQQAMPMMMTAAGTVPAARAFIMGAGVAGLQAIATARRLGAQVSATDVRPASKEQVASLGGKFIAVEDEEFKQAQTAAGYAKPMSAEYQAKQAELVANHIKNQDIVITTALIPGRPAPRLITRAMVESMKPGSIIVDLAAERGGNCELTKAGEIVEHNGVRIYGPLNLAGEISVNASSLYAKNLYAFLETLIDKKEKKLAINWDDEIVKGTLVARDGAIVHPSLQGAT; encoded by the coding sequence ATGGTCACCATAGCGGTTACGGCCGAGCCTGCGGATGAGCCGCGTGTTGCGGTTTCGCCCGAGACGGTCAAGAAGCTCGTCGGGCTCGGCGCGACGGTGAAGGTCGAGGCGGGCGCCGGTGCGCGCTCGCGCTTCTCCGACGAGACGCTGCGCGCCCAGGGGGCGGAGATCGCACCCACGGCCGCCGACGCCTTGCGCGATGCCGACATCCTCCTGAAAGTTCGCCGCCCGAGCGCGGCAGATGTTGCGGCGCTGAAGCCTGGCGCGCTCGTCATCGCCATGCTCGACCCTTACGGCGACCGCGCCGCGCTGCAGGCGCTGGCAGGCAGCAAAGCATCCCTCTTCACCATGGAGTTCATGCCGCGCATCACCCGCGCGCAGTCGATGGACGTGCTGTCCAGCCAGGCGAACCTCGCCGGCTACAAGGCCGTCGTCGATGCGGCGGCGATGTTCCAGCAGGCCATGCCGATGATGATGACCGCGGCGGGCACGGTGCCGGCCGCGAGGGCGTTCATCATGGGCGCCGGTGTCGCCGGCCTACAGGCCATCGCCACGGCACGGCGCCTCGGCGCGCAGGTCTCCGCCACCGACGTCCGCCCCGCCTCCAAGGAGCAGGTCGCCTCGCTGGGCGGCAAGTTCATCGCCGTGGAGGACGAGGAGTTCAAGCAGGCGCAGACCGCCGCCGGCTACGCCAAGCCGATGTCGGCCGAGTACCAGGCCAAGCAGGCCGAGCTCGTCGCCAACCACATCAAGAACCAGGACATCGTCATCACCACCGCGCTCATTCCCGGGCGCCCGGCACCGCGGCTCATTACGCGCGCCATGGTCGAGAGCATGAAGCCCGGGTCGATCATCGTCGACCTCGCGGCCGAGCGCGGCGGGAACTGCGAGCTGACCAAGGCGGGCGAGATCGTCGAGCACAACGGCGTGCGCATCTATGGGCCACTCAATCTTGCCGGCGAGATCTCCGTCAACGCCTCGAGCCTCTACGCCAAGAACCTCTATGCCTTCCTCGAGACGCTGATCGACAAGAAGGAAAAGAAGCTGGCGATCAATTGGGACGACGAGATCGTCAAGGGCACGCTCGTCGCGCGCGACGGGGCGATCGTCCATCCGAGCCTGCAGGGAGCGACCTGA
- a CDS encoding GGDEF domain-containing protein, with amino-acid sequence MEIGLPAAIVIAGFTFAAAATLLLLSWFQRRDLEALGVWGFAFAVGAIAVALVAARGHIPDVLSIIFANTLLALAYGMMWSGARLFEGRQAFVVESMLGALVWLIAMLIPSLYGWPEARASIMATIGISYTLLTAWELWRARADKLHSRWPAIALLLMHAAALPTRIPLVGELAGTRPTHTGLIVFVLLESILLAVAGAYLFGSLVRERIAALYEHAASIDPLTGVANRRAFLHQGARLVQRAATEGRRVSLLLFDLDRFKSINDEYGHAAGDSVLRSFCAVATSQLRPGDLFARIGGEEFACLLVDVGAKDARIIAERVRFAFEAEVQQGSEKGFGATVSAGLAVSAAEYSDLPSLLISADRALYLAKKAGRNRVAEEEPGRAGAADADIKSA; translated from the coding sequence ATGGAAATCGGGCTACCGGCCGCCATCGTCATCGCGGGCTTCACGTTCGCCGCCGCGGCGACGCTCCTGCTGCTTTCCTGGTTTCAGCGTCGCGACCTCGAGGCGCTGGGGGTTTGGGGGTTCGCATTCGCCGTCGGCGCCATTGCCGTCGCGCTCGTCGCTGCGCGCGGCCACATCCCCGACGTGCTGTCGATCATCTTCGCCAATACGCTGCTCGCCCTCGCATACGGCATGATGTGGAGCGGCGCCCGCCTCTTCGAGGGGCGGCAGGCATTTGTCGTCGAGTCGATGCTCGGCGCGCTGGTCTGGCTGATCGCGATGCTCATTCCGTCGCTGTACGGCTGGCCCGAAGCGCGCGCCTCGATCATGGCGACGATCGGCATTTCCTACACGCTGCTCACCGCCTGGGAGCTGTGGCGCGCCCGCGCCGACAAGTTGCATTCGCGTTGGCCGGCGATCGCACTGCTCCTGATGCACGCTGCGGCTCTGCCGACGCGCATCCCCTTGGTGGGGGAGTTGGCAGGTACACGCCCGACCCACACCGGTCTCATCGTGTTCGTGCTGCTTGAATCGATCCTGCTCGCCGTCGCCGGCGCCTACCTCTTCGGCAGCTTGGTGCGAGAGAGGATTGCCGCGCTCTATGAGCATGCCGCGTCGATCGATCCGCTGACCGGCGTCGCCAATCGGCGCGCCTTCCTTCACCAGGGCGCCCGTCTGGTTCAGCGCGCCGCGACCGAGGGGCGCCGGGTGTCGCTGCTGCTCTTCGATCTCGACAGGTTCAAGTCGATTAACGACGAGTACGGGCACGCCGCGGGCGACTCCGTCTTGCGGTCGTTCTGCGCCGTCGCCACGTCCCAGCTCCGCCCAGGCGATCTCTTCGCGCGTATCGGCGGCGAGGAGTTCGCCTGTCTGCTGGTCGACGTCGGGGCTAAGGACGCGCGCATCATCGCCGAGCGCGTGCGCTTCGCCTTTGAGGCGGAGGTGCAGCAAGGCAGCGAGAAGGGGTTCGGCGCCACGGTCAGCGCCGGACTGGCCGTCTCGGCGGCCGAATACTCCGACTTGCCGTCCCTGCTGATCAGCGCCGACCGGGCGCTCTATCTCGCCAAGAAGGCCGGCCGCAACCGCGTGGCCGAAGAGGAGCCGGGGCGCGCCGGCGCCGCCGATGCGGACATTAAGAGCGCCTGA
- a CDS encoding VHL beta domain-containing protein, producing the protein MSAVPARFVRAAMLGAAVVLAPICAPGPWTWPAAHAQAPDATEKAFNAAKELGTAEAWSAFLTNYPTGFHADLARAYLKKIEGGASPAPVEAATPSPPAEELSCTQAGKLKSGRSDEPVKIRFVNESEATLVIQWIDSKGALKEYAELQPGAEMTQDTFASHPWIAAYQEGSCRQLFLPNGTMSVARLRPEKELQDAKKDDDEKPAKKTEKKAADKPSKATVEKRAKAACVDMGMIYLNGKCAPKVKAQRDQGTKNKTKACPPGMYRNPYGQCQPNETGG; encoded by the coding sequence ATGTCAGCCGTACCGGCCCGTTTCGTTCGTGCGGCCATGCTCGGCGCGGCCGTCGTGTTGGCGCCAATTTGCGCCCCAGGGCCGTGGACCTGGCCGGCCGCACATGCCCAGGCGCCGGACGCGACCGAGAAGGCATTCAACGCCGCGAAGGAGCTCGGCACGGCCGAGGCGTGGAGCGCCTTCCTCACCAACTACCCGACGGGCTTTCATGCCGATCTGGCCCGCGCCTACCTCAAGAAGATCGAGGGCGGCGCGTCACCAGCCCCCGTCGAGGCAGCGACACCGTCGCCGCCGGCGGAGGAGCTGAGTTGCACCCAGGCGGGCAAGCTCAAGTCGGGGCGCTCCGACGAGCCGGTGAAGATCCGCTTCGTCAACGAGTCGGAAGCGACCCTCGTCATCCAATGGATCGACTCCAAGGGTGCACTAAAAGAGTACGCAGAGTTGCAGCCCGGCGCGGAGATGACTCAGGATACCTTCGCCTCGCATCCGTGGATCGCGGCCTATCAGGAGGGAAGTTGCCGGCAGCTCTTTCTGCCCAACGGCACCATGTCCGTGGCACGTCTGCGCCCCGAGAAGGAGCTGCAGGACGCGAAAAAGGACGACGACGAAAAGCCCGCCAAGAAGACTGAGAAAAAGGCCGCCGACAAGCCGTCGAAGGCGACGGTCGAAAAGCGCGCGAAAGCCGCGTGCGTCGACATGGGAATGATCTACCTCAACGGCAAATGTGCGCCAAAGGTCAAAGCGCAACGCGACCAGGGCACGAAGAACAAGACCAAGGCCTGTCCGCCGGGCATGTACCGGAACCCCTACGGCCAATGCCAGCCGAACGAGACCGGAGGCTAA
- a CDS encoding haloacid dehalogenase type II: MRRHIFPLLIASLICLGSEAQAAPRFKAVAFDYFVIFNPNSVVPEVEKAYPGKGVEFTKAWRAKQFEYGFLRSLTGRHEDFFKVTEDALVYTAEAMQLPLPLDVRDRLLNAYLSLQPWPDAVDGLRKLRAAGVRIITIANFSPRMLRANAEHAGIVDLFDELLSTEVNKTYKPDPRAYALGMERLGLKKDEVAFAAFGGWDAYGAKSFGYPTYWVNRFNLPAEKLGLAPDATSTDFAGLLRFVLGE; this comes from the coding sequence ATGCGCCGTCACATTTTCCCCTTGCTCATTGCTTCGCTCATCTGCCTCGGCAGCGAGGCGCAAGCCGCGCCGCGCTTCAAGGCGGTCGCCTTCGACTACTTCGTGATCTTCAACCCGAACTCCGTCGTGCCCGAGGTAGAGAAGGCTTATCCCGGCAAAGGTGTGGAGTTCACCAAGGCGTGGCGCGCCAAGCAGTTCGAGTACGGGTTTCTGCGCTCGCTTACCGGTCGGCACGAGGATTTCTTCAAGGTCACCGAGGACGCGCTCGTTTATACGGCCGAAGCGATGCAACTGCCGCTGCCACTGGACGTGCGCGACCGCCTGCTCAACGCGTATCTCTCACTGCAACCGTGGCCGGACGCTGTCGACGGGCTCCGCAAGCTGAGGGCGGCGGGCGTGCGCATCATCACCATCGCCAACTTCTCGCCGCGCATGCTGCGCGCCAACGCAGAACACGCGGGCATCGTCGATCTTTTCGACGAGCTGCTGAGCACCGAGGTCAACAAAACGTACAAGCCCGACCCGCGCGCCTACGCACTCGGCATGGAGCGCCTCGGACTGAAAAAGGATGAGGTCGCCTTCGCCGCCTTCGGTGGCTGGGACGCCTACGGCGCCAAGAGCTTCGGCTATCCGACCTATTGGGTGAACCGCTTCAATCTGCCGGCCGAGAAGCTCGGGCTGGCGCCGGATGCGACGTCGACCGACTTCGCCGGGCTCCTGCGGTTCGTGCTTGGCGAGTAG
- a CDS encoding aa3-type cytochrome c oxidase subunit IV, with product MAIDLSGGNPEMDYPQAEATYKQFIRLTKISIVFLVVLMAGMAYFLV from the coding sequence GTGGCGATCGATCTATCTGGCGGAAATCCGGAAATGGACTACCCGCAAGCCGAAGCGACCTATAAGCAGTTCATCCGGCTGACGAAGATATCGATCGTATTCCTCGTGGTGCTGATGGCCGGCATGGCCTACTTCCTGGTCTAG